The DNA sequence CGACCGGGCGGCCGTGGCGGGCAACCTCGCGGCCGCCCAGAAGGTGCTCACCGACGCCGAGACGGTCGCGCAGGCCCAGACGGGGGACGGCAAGAACCTCAGCCTCAGCAAGATCTGGAACGAGCGCGGCTACGTCTACAAGCTCCAGGGCGACGCGGGCCGGGCCATCGACGCCTTCAAGCAGGCCTCGACCCTCAACCCCGACAACGACGTGATCCTCTTTAACCTGGGGGACATGTACTACGCGACCGGTAACCTGATGGCCGCGCTGAACAGCCTTCAACAGGCGGTGATCGCCGACCCGCGCGACGCCTACAACCGCGCGTACTATGCCAAGCTGCTCGCCCTGAGCGGCAACGTCGCTGCCGCCAAGCCGGAGGCCGCCCAGGCCGCCCGCTTGGCCCCCACGAACGCCTACGCGGTCGGCCAGTACGGGGTGGTGAGCTACCTCAGCCGTGACGCCGCCACCGCCCGCGCCCAGCTCACCCAGGCGATCAAGCTCGACCCGCTGCGGTACCCCGAGTTCTACTACTACCTGGGCCGCCTGGACTTGGACGCCGGGAACCTTCAGTCCGCCCGGGAGAACCTGACGCGCGCCGCCGCCCTGGGCAGCACGACCGCCGAGTACGCCTACTACCTGGGCCTGAGCTACGAGCGCGGGGTGGGCGTCGTCGCCCCCGACCGCCTCAAGGCCCGCGAGAACTACGAGCGGGCGCTCAAGCTCAGCCCGAACTACGCGCTCGCCCGCGAGGGCCTGTCGCGCGTGCGCTGACCCTTTCACGCTTTCCGGCGGCTTCCTCCTGAACTGGAGGGAGCCGTTTTGTTCGCCCTGCCCGCCTGAATGTTCCCTAAAGCTCGGCAGTTCGTCTGTGGCTCGCCGGGCGCGAGTAAGATGAGCGCCGATGCTGCTCTCATCCAGGGGGATGAGGAACGCGGCCCGAAAGGAGCATTCCATGGCGTACCAGTTGCCGAACCTGCCCTACCCGGAAGACGCGCTTGAGCCCCACATTGACGCGCGCACCATGAACATCCACCGCACCAAGCACCACCAGACCTACGTGGACAACGCGAACAAGGCGCTGGAGGGCACGGAGTTCGCGGATATGCCCGTCGAGCAGCTTATCCAGCAGCTCGATCAAGTCCCGAGCGACAAGAACACCGTTCTTCGGAACAACGCGGGCGGCCACGCCAATCACAGCCTCTTCTGGACGGTCATGACGCCGAACGGCCAGGGCCAGCCCACCGGCGAACTTGCCCAGGCCATTGACCAGGCGTTCGGTTCCTTCGACGCCTTCAAGCAGAAGTTCGAGGACGCGGCCAAGACGCGCTTCGGCTCGGGCTGGGCGTGGCTCGTGGTGCAGCCCGGGGGGCAACTCGCCGTCGTCTCCACCGCCAACCAGGACAACCCGCTGATGGGCGAGGCGATTGCGGGCGCGAGCGGCACGCCGATTCTGGGCGTGGACGTGTGGGAGCACGCCTACTACCTGAACTACCAGAACCGCCGTCCCGACTACCTGGCGGCCTTCTGGAACGTGGTCAACTGGGACGAGGTGGCCCGGCGCTACCAGCAGGCGCGGGCGCAGTAAGGACAACCAAGGAGAGCGCCCCCAGCCGGACATGCTGGGGGCGCTCTTTGTTGGAAGTTAAACGACAGCCCGACGTGCGGCCCTTGCCCGCAGGATGGGCGGCAGGATGAGCGCGAGCGCCACGACAATCAGAATAAAGGCCGTGAGCGGCTGCCGGGCGAAGATGCCGAAGTCGCCGTTGCTCTGCTGGAGGGCGGTGCGGAACTGCGACTCCGCCGTGGGCCCCAGGATCACGCCGATGATCGCGGGCGTCACCGGAAAGTCGAAGCGGCGCATCCCGTACCCGATCACGCCGAAGAGGGCCAGGAGGAACAGATCGAACACGCTGTTGTTCAGCGAGTACACACCGACCGTCGAGAACACCAGGATTCCGGCGTACAGGAAGGGGCGTGGGATGAGCAGCAGCCGTGCCCAGACCGGCGCGAGCGGCAGGTTCAGCGCGAGCAGCATCACGTTCCCGATGTACAGCGAGGCGATCAGGCCCCACACGAGATCGGCGTTCGTCACGAAGAGCAGCGGCCCGGGTTGCAGCCCGTACTGCTGGAAGGCGGCGAGCAGGATCGCGGCGGTCGCACTCGTCGGCAGGCCCAGGGTGAGGAGGGGCACCAGGACTCCGGCGGCCGAGGCGTTGTTCGCCGCCTCCGGCCCGGCCACGCCCTCGATGGCGCCCTTGCCGAACTCCTCGGGGTGCTTCGTCAGCCGCTTTTCCAGGGTGTAGCTCAGGAAGGTGGGGATCTCGGCGCCGCCCGCCGGGATCGCGCCGAAGGGAAAGCCCAGCACCGTGCCGCGCAGCCAGGGCTTCCAACTGCGGCGCCAGTCCTCGCGGTTCATGTGGGCGTTGCCCTCCAGCTTGATGACGCTGGCCTTGTCCTTCCGCAGGCGGCTGGCGACGTAAAGCGTTTCCCCGACCGCGAACAGGCCGATCACGACCGTGATGAAGTCAATGCCGTCGAGCAGTTCCGGGCGGCCCAGCGTGAACCTCGCCTGCCCGCTCTGGAGGTCGGTGCCGACCAGACCGACCGCGAGGCCCAGGAACAGGCTGATCAGGCCACGCAGCGGGCTGCCACCGAACGTCGCGCTGATGGTCACGAACGCGAGCATGATGAGGGCGAACTTGGCGCTGGGAGGAATCTGCACCGCGATGTCCGCGATGGCGGGCGCGGCAAAGGTCAGCAGCGCCGTGCCGATGGTCCCCGCCACGAAGGACCCGATGGCGGCGGTGGCGAGCGCGGCGGCGGCGCGGCCCCGGCGGGCCA is a window from the Deinococcus apachensis DSM 19763 genome containing:
- a CDS encoding tetratricopeptide repeat protein, whose product is MKRRTLGLLLAAATLMSAAAQTQPTAPATPATAQPAAPTTPGTTAPAATPAAPTRPAANYVALGVFYYEQGKFDEAYVAFRAATEIDPKNTEALLGLGRAQVKLRLYGPAIETLRRLTLLDPSNVSGYIALAQAYQQQYVGSSDRAAVAGNLAAAQKVLTDAETVAQAQTGDGKNLSLSKIWNERGYVYKLQGDAGRAIDAFKQASTLNPDNDVILFNLGDMYYATGNLMAALNSLQQAVIADPRDAYNRAYYAKLLALSGNVAAAKPEAAQAARLAPTNAYAVGQYGVVSYLSRDAATARAQLTQAIKLDPLRYPEFYYYLGRLDLDAGNLQSARENLTRAAALGSTTAEYAYYLGLSYERGVGVVAPDRLKARENYERALKLSPNYALAREGLSRVR
- the sodA gene encoding superoxide dismutase [Mn]; protein product: MAYQLPNLPYPEDALEPHIDARTMNIHRTKHHQTYVDNANKALEGTEFADMPVEQLIQQLDQVPSDKNTVLRNNAGGHANHSLFWTVMTPNGQGQPTGELAQAIDQAFGSFDAFKQKFEDAAKTRFGSGWAWLVVQPGGQLAVVSTANQDNPLMGEAIAGASGTPILGVDVWEHAYYLNYQNRRPDYLAAFWNVVNWDEVARRYQQARAQ
- a CDS encoding tripartite tricarboxylate transporter permease → MEALSALFAGFETALTPINLLWALIGVTLGTLVGVLPGIGPALTVALLLPVTAKLPPVSAFIMFAGIYYGGMFGGSTTSILLNTPGESSSIITALEGNKMARRGRAAAALATAAIGSFVAGTIGTALLTFAAPAIADIAVQIPPSAKFALIMLAFVTISATFGGSPLRGLISLFLGLAVGLVGTDLQSGQARFTLGRPELLDGIDFITVVIGLFAVGETLYVASRLRKDKASVIKLEGNAHMNREDWRRSWKPWLRGTVLGFPFGAIPAGGAEIPTFLSYTLEKRLTKHPEEFGKGAIEGVAGPEAANNASAAGVLVPLLTLGLPTSATAAILLAAFQQYGLQPGPLLFVTNADLVWGLIASLYIGNVMLLALNLPLAPVWARLLLIPRPFLYAGILVFSTVGVYSLNNSVFDLFLLALFGVIGYGMRRFDFPVTPAIIGVILGPTAESQFRTALQQSNGDFGIFARQPLTAFILIVVALALILPPILRARAARRAVV